AATTCTACTAAAAAATAAGGTTCCACATAACAAGTTTCACCAGTATGAGAATAGTCATGAACAATACCTTCTAACTTACCTTTAAAATTAGCTTTTAATGGCACAACATATCTATCAGAAGATAAAGTAAAAAATTCATCTTGTAAGTAATGAGAAATTTTTTTGTCCTTAAAAAAATCTTCTATCTTTTTTCTACATTTATTTTGAATAGCTCTAATATCATTTCGTATTTCTAATAATCGCGGAGAGCTTTCATCTTTTAAGGCTCCATTTTCACCCACACATCTAAAAATGGCTTGCTTTAACCTTTTTGGGCAAACCATTTCTGACTTTAATTCGTCTAACTTTGTATTTTCTTTATTAAAAATATATTCTAACCACCCAAAAACCTTATCCTGAGCTCTTAAAAAAGCCTCCAATCCCCATAAATCTTCAAAATCAAAAATATAAAGTTCCTGGCTTAAATTTTTGAACAACGGTTTTAAAGAAGGGAAAAAAGACAATTTAAAAGGAAATTTTTCTATTAGATAACAAAATTCTTTTAAGGTCTTTTGAGCATTAAGAACTTTTTCTAAAGACGAATATGGCCTTAAAAAAGAAAAAAAAGCCTTTCCTTCTTCTGAAGTGGCTTCTAAAATAAAAAACTGGAGCACTTTATCTAGCTCCAGATACTTAATTGTTTTGGAATGCATAAATTTTATTATATTTTAAGAAGAGAGCTTTTGTCTAACAATTTGATTTAATTTTTTGCCATCTATCTGGCCTGTATACTTTTGCATTAAATAAGACATCACCTTACCCATTTCTTTAAGACTAGAAACGCCTAACTTCTCAATAGCAACATCAACTTCTTTTTCCACTTCCTCTAGACTTAGTTGCTTTGGCAAATATCTCTGCAAAACTTCTAATTCTTGTTCTTCCTTTAACGCTAAATCTTCTCTTCCGCCTTTTCTAAATTGAGAAATAGAATCTTCTCGCTGTTTTGCTTCTTTTATTAAAACAGCCAAAACTTCGTTATCATTTAAAGGTCTACCTAATTCTACCTGCTTATTTTTTACGGCTGTTTTAACCATACGCAAAACAGCCGTCTTTACTTTATCCTTTGCTTTAAAGGCAAACAAAAAATCCTTCTCTAATTGCTCTTGCAGAGACATTGTCCTAACTAGATTAACCTTAATTTGCGCAATTTTTTCATTAGCCTTTTTCTAGCGGCAGCTTCTTTCTTACGACGCCTAACTCCTGGTTTCTCGTAATGCTGTCTTTTCTTTAACTCAGAAAGAATACCTGCCTTTTCCACCTGCTTTTTAAACTTACGCAAGGCATACTCAAAATTATCTTCTCCACTTAAAAAGACTCCTGGCAACAGAATCACCCCCTTTAAATTTGAATCTTCTTTTTATAAAAAGAAGAAAAACAAAAGGCAAGAAAAAATAAGCATTTTTTCTTGCCTTTATAAAATAAAAAAATCAAAAAATTAACTACTTTTTCTTTTCTCTTTCCATGTCTCAGCTAAAGATTTTAAAACAACAATTCCAACTCCTGTGCCAATGGTTATTAACACTGCATAAAGTACTCCAAAAAAGATAGCATGGTCAGGAGACCACCATGGTAAATCTTGTGGGAGCATACTATGTACAGTTTCGCCATGTAACATTATTTTGCCTCCACTAACAATTATTTTACAGCTTCTTTTAACATTTTACCTGCACGAAATTTAACTACTTTGCAGGCAGGGATGTCTATTTCTTCGCCAGTACGAGGATTACGACCTTTTCGTGCTGCCCTCTCACCAACCTCAAAAGTTCCAAAACCAGTTAAGGTGAGTTTGCCCTCCTTAACTAAAGCTTCTTCAACAGAAGCCAAAAAAGCATTTAATGCCTTTTCAGCCGCTGCTTTGGTTAAACCAGCCTTTTCAGCAATCATGGCAATCACATCACCTTTAGTCATTATACGTTCCTCCTTTTAAACTTTTAACCTCATTTAAAATATGCCACACCAATTTCTTACCTATCTTTCAAGCAAATACGACTCTAGCACAAACAAAATTTTTTAGGTTTAGTCAAGATAAATTTAAGTTTTTATCTCAATCTACTCTTTCAGAGTAAAAATAGAATAACTCAAAATATATCTTTTTTCAATAAAAGATTTTAAATATACTTCTTAGGTTCTAGGAATTATTTCTCCAAAAATTAAAATTCATTGCCTTAACAAAATATTGAAGAAAGTCAGAAAAATTGGAAAGGTTGTAATATGTTGATTTCTGCAACCACTCTTCAACGTTCTTTCTGATTGTTTTATCAGCTAAAATCAAACACAAGCCTTTTAAAGCAGAATTTTCTATGAATTTTATTTTATTTTCAAACTCAAATGGGAAAAAACCGAGATTTATTAAAATATCTTCAACTAAATTACAACCCAATACTCCACTAATCCAAACAGAAGAAATATCATTAAACTTTAATTTAGCTTTATTTAGCAAAAAAATTATCCCCAAATTAATAGCTGCCTTTACTTTTAAAATCTCTTCTATATCCTTTTCATCTATAAAAACATATTTTGTGAGGTAAAAACAACTATC
The genomic region above belongs to Desulfonauticus submarinus and contains:
- a CDS encoding HU family DNA-binding protein, whose translation is MTKGDVIAMIAEKAGLTKAAAEKALNAFLASVEEALVKEGKLTLTGFGTFEVGERAARKGRNPRTGEEIDIPACKVVKFRAGKMLKEAVK
- a CDS encoding GatB/YqeY domain-containing protein — encoded protein: MSLQEQLEKDFLFAFKAKDKVKTAVLRMVKTAVKNKQVELGRPLNDNEVLAVLIKEAKQREDSISQFRKGGREDLALKEEQELEVLQRYLPKQLSLEEVEKEVDVAIEKLGVSSLKEMGKVMSYLMQKYTGQIDGKKLNQIVRQKLSS
- the rpsU gene encoding 30S ribosomal protein S21 codes for the protein MPGVFLSGEDNFEYALRKFKKQVEKAGILSELKKRQHYEKPGVRRRKKEAAARKRLMKKLRKLRLI